CTGGCTTCGTCGAGCAGACGTAGCCGCTCGCACAGCATCTGCCCCTTCAGGGAGAGAGATATCCGCGCCTGCCGGCGATCCCGCGGCGAGGCGCCACGGTCGAGATAGCCGCTTTCGACCAGCTGCTTGAGATTGTAGGACGCATTGGACCCCCCATAATGTCCGCGGTCCAGCAGATCGCGGACCGCGATCTCGCCCTGCCCGATCGTCATCAGGACCATCACCTGTGATGGCGAGATGTCGTCGATGCCGAGCTTGGTCAGCTCGAGGCGCAGATAATCCAGAAAGCGCCGGCTGACGCGTTCGACGACCCGCGCCAGGTCGAACGGGGAAATTCTGCGGTCGGGCCCCTCGTCGAGGTCGTCCGAACCGTTGGCCTGATGGTGGCCGTTCAAGGATCTGCCTAGGAATTGCTCGCCGCCATGCAATTTGAAGTGCATCCCTTACTCCGCCTGATCGAAAATTGAACAATCCACCCGTTTTGATCCCCTTCGCTCCTTAGAGCCTATAGGCAAAGCACATGCCACATACATTGGCTAACAATTAAGATTGCATCAATCCAGATATGACCGGAAACTAATTCGAAATTCAAAGTTTTGCATAGTTTTGCCCCATTTGCTTTCTTCCGACTCAATGGATTAGCGTTCTAATCTGTCATAATCTTGACACTCGTTCCGTATCACGTTTGCCTTGCTGATAGCGGGCATGCTTGCGGCGGCCGCTGTGTCGCTTCCCCGCGCCAAATTCTCACTCCTGGAGACATGCATGAAGGCGGTGAAGCCAGCGTCCGACGTTCTGATACGGAGTCTCCAGCGGTCCTTCGTCGGCGGCCTCGGCTATGCGGCGTTCCTCAGCCTCTGCGTGAATCTGCTGCTGCTGACCGTGCCGCTCTTCATGATGCAGGTTCAGGATCGGGTGATCGTCAGCCATAGCTACGACACGCTCACGATGCTGCTCGTCATCGCAGTCGGGGCGCTCGCCCTCTATGGAACGGTCGAGTTCATCCGCTCCCTGACTTTCCAGACGATGGCGAGCATTTTTGCACGCCGGCTCAATCTGCCGGCATTGCAGGCAGCCGTGAGCTCATCGCTGGAGCAGGGCTCCGGCCAGGCGACCCAGGCGATTCGCGACCTCAACGATATCCGCTTCTTCATCGCCAGTTCCGCGATCGCGACCCCGC
Above is a genomic segment from Bosea sp. NBC_00550 containing:
- a CDS encoding MarR family transcriptional regulator: MHFKLHGGEQFLGRSLNGHHQANGSDDLDEGPDRRISPFDLARVVERVSRRFLDYLRLELTKLGIDDISPSQVMVLMTIGQGEIAVRDLLDRGHYGGSNASYNLKQLVESGYLDRGASPRDRRQARISLSLKGQMLCERLRLLDEASQVGQRLESNRDTDLNTTHETLRQLEQWWNDALRYGGVLLASCMSYSFIAQDLVNSLL